From a region of the Zingiber officinale cultivar Zhangliang chromosome 10B, Zo_v1.1, whole genome shotgun sequence genome:
- the LOC122028908 gene encoding 2-hydroxyacyl-CoA lyase-like, which yields MADASQIQIDGSTLVALSLARAGVQVMFGVVGIPVTSVATRAVAAGVRFIAFHNEQSAGYAASAYGYLTGRPGVFLTVSAPGCVHGLAGLSNAGANTWPAVMISGSCDQADAGRGDFQELDQLEAVKPFVKFSAKATDISLIPRLVHQVLSHAVAGRPGGCYLDLPSDVLHQTISDFEAEKFLSEAENPRIEEIRTEESLDIAQAVSLLRNAERPLIVFGKGAAFARAEEPLSKLIEATGIPFLPTPMGKGLVPDTHELAATAARSLALGRCDVALVVGARLNWLLHFGEPPRWSQDVKFILVDVSKEEIELRKPHLGLVGDAKKVLELINKEIKEQPFCLGKSHPWVEAISKKAKDNVAKMETQLAKDVVPFNFFTPMRIIRDAILEQGSPAPILVSEGANTMDVGRSVLIQNEPRTRLDAGTWGTMGVGLGYCIAAAVASPERLVVAVEGDSGFGFSAMEVETLVRYQLPVIVIVFNNGGVYGGDRRSPDEITGPYKDDPAPTSFVPDSAYHTLAAAFGGKGYKVGTPEELKAALSESFSARKPAVINVIIDPYAGSESGRMQHKN from the exons ATGGCGGACGCTTCCCAGATCCAGATTGATGGGAGCACTCTGGTGGCCCTTTCCTTGGCCCGCGCCGGCGTTCAGGTCATGTTTGGGGTCGTGGGGATCCCCGTTACCTCCGTCGCCACTCGCGCCGTCGCTGCCGGCGTCCGCTTCATCGCCTTCCACAACGAACAGTCAGCCGGGTATGCTGCCTCCGCCTACGGCTACCTCACAGGCCGCCCGGGCGTGTTCCTCACTGTCTCTGCCCCCGGATGCGTCCACGGCCTCGCTGGGCTCTCCAACGCCGGCGCCAACACCTGGCCGGCTGTCATGATCTCCGGGTCTTGCGACCAAGCCGACGCCGGCCGGGGAGACTTCCAGGAACTCGATCAGCTGGAGGCCGTCAAGCCCTTCGTTAAGTTCTCCGCTAAGGCCACCGACATCTCTCTGATCCCTCGCTTGGTTCACCAGGTGCTGAGCCACGCCGTGGCCGGGAGACCGGGTGGGTGCTATTTGGACCTTCCGTCTGATGTCCTCCATCAGACGATCTCTGATTTCGAAGCTGAGAAGTTCTTATCCGAGGCGGAAAACCCTAGAATTGAGGAAATTAGGACCGAAGAATCCCTAGATATAGCGCAGGCTGTGTCTTTGTTGAGGAACGCCGAGAGACCGTTGATAGTGTTTGGGAAAGGCGCCGCCTTTGCACGAGCAGAGGAGCCACTGAGTAAGCTAATTGAGGCTACTGGAATCCCCTTCCTCCCTACCCCGATGGGAAAGGGATTGGTGCCGGATACTCATGAACTCGCAGCCACTGCTGCACGATCTCTTGCTCTGGGGCGCTGCGATGTTGCCCTCGTCGTTGGCGCGCGCCTCAACTGGTTGCTCCACTTCGGTGAGCCACCCAGATGGTCGCAAGATGTCAAATTCATTCTTGTGGACGTCTCCAAGGAAGAAATTGAGCTCCGAAAGCCTCATCTTGGTTTAGTTGGTGATGCTAAGAAGGTTCTAGAATTGATCAATAAAGAGATTAAGGAACAACCTTTCTGTTTGGGTAAATCTCATCCCTGGGTCGAGGCAATTTCAAAGAAGGCAAAAGATAATGTGGCAAAGATGGAAACTCAGCTGGCGAAGGATGTTGTACCTTTCAACTTCTTTACACCAATGAGGATAATAAGGGATGCAATTCTCGAGCAGGGTAGCCCCGCACCAATATTGGTGTCAGAGGGTGCTAATACTATGGATGTTGGAAGATCAGTGTTGATTCAGAATGAGCCTCGAACGAGGTTGGATGCAGGAACCTGGGGAACAATGGGAGTAGGGCTAGGCTACTGCATAGCAGCCGCAGTGGCCTCTCCTGAAAGATTGGTGGTGGCTGTTGAAGGGGATTCAGGATTTGGATTCAGTGCCATGGAAGTTGAG ACATTAGTGAGATATCAATTGCCTGTTATCGTAATTGTGTTCAACAATGGCGGTGTATATGGTGGAGACCGAAGATCGCCCGATGAAATTACTGGACCGTACAAAGATGACCCCGCCCCTACTTCCTTTGTTCCAGATTCAGCATATCATACTCTTGCTGCAGCTTTTGGTGGGAAAGGTTATAAAGTTGGAACTCCGGAGGAACTCAAGGCCGCACTTTCTGAATCTTTCTCTGCTCGAAAACCAGCTGTTATCAATGTCATTATAGACCCATATGCTGGCTCTGAAAGTGGGAGGATGCAGCATAAAAACTGA